One Glycine soja cultivar W05 chromosome 2, ASM419377v2, whole genome shotgun sequence genomic region harbors:
- the LOC114396313 gene encoding transcription termination factor MTERF4, chloroplastic, producing the protein MKVISFSGGITKPCFFIAQTEMPILTFAHCKLSATLALRRMGSITRLQYSVADRTFTSGSVDLPASKTDSGRVNRRRGGGSSSVYSRPSLSEMKKEKAAIREKVYEFLRAIGIVPDELDGLELPVTVDVMRERVDFLHSLGLTIEDINNYPLVLGCSVKKNMIPVLDYLGKLGVRKSSITQFLQRYPQVLHASVVVDLMPVVNYLKGMDIKFDDVPRVLERYPEVLGFKLEGTMSTSVAYLIGIGVGRREIGGVLTRYPEILGMRVGRVIKPFVEYLESLGIPRLAIARLIEQRPYILGFGLGEKVKPNVKYLEEYNVRRTSLPSIIAQYPDIIGTDLNQKLEKQRSLLNSVLDLDPEDFGRVVEKMPQVVNLSSGPMLKHVDFLKNCGFSLPQMRQMVVGCPQLLALNIDIMKLSFDYFQMVMKRPLEDLVTFPAFFTYGLESTIKPRHKMVVKKGLKCSLSWMLNCSNEKFEQRMDYDTIDMEEMEMEPSFDMNSLTQPRSDESDFDYEDSDEDDE; encoded by the coding sequence ATGAAAGTAATAAGCTTTTCCGGTGGCATAACAAAACCCTGTTTTTTTATTGCCCAAACAGAAATGCCTATTCTAACATTTGCTCATTGTAAGCTGAGTGCTACCCTAGCTCTTAGGAGGATGGGGTCCATTACGAGACTTCAATATTCTGTTGCTGATAGGACATTCACTTCTGGTTCCGTGGATTTGCCGGCTTCCAAAACGGACTCTGGTCGAGTGAATCGGAGGCGGGGAGGCGGCTCATCCTCGGTATATAGCCGTCCTAGTTTATCAGAAATGAAGAAGGAGAAGGCAGCAATAAGGGAAAAGGTTTATGAGTTCTTGAGGGCAATTGGCATTGTTCCTGATGAGCTTGATGGTCTTGAACTCCCTGTGACTGTTGATGTTATGAGGGAGCGCGTTGATTTTCTTCATAGTTTGGGGCTTACGATTGAAGACATCAACAACTATCCGCTTGTTCTTGGCTGCAGTGTCAAGAAGAACATGATTCCTGTGCTTGATTACCTTGGAAAATTGGGAGTGAGGAAATCCTCGATCACTCAATTCTTGCAGAGATACCCACAAGTGCTCCATGCTAGTGTGGTTGTGGATCTTATGCCGGTGGTCAATTATCTTAAGGGGATGGATATCAAGTTCGATGATGTTCCTCGTGTTCTTGAGAGGTACCCTGAAGTTCTCGGATTCAAACTTGAGGGAACTATGAGCACATCCGTTGCTTATTTGATTGGAATTGGAGTAGGAAGAAGAGAAATTGGAGGTGTCTTAACTAGATACCCAGAGATTTTGGGGATGCGAGTTGGTAGAGTCATCAAGCCTTTTGTGGAATATCTGGAAAGCTTGGGAATTCCAAGGTTAGCTATTGCTAGACTGATAGAGCAACGGCCTTATATTCTTGGATTTGGGCTGGGTGAGAAGGTGAAGCCAAATGTTAAATACCTTGAAGAGTATAATGTTAGGCGAACATCACTTCCGTCTATAATTGCTCAATATCCTGACATCATTGGAACTGACCTAAATCAAAAGCTTGAAAAACAGAGAAGTTTACTCAATTCTGTACTTGATTTGGATCCAGAGGACTTTGGCCGAGTTGTTGAGAAGATGCCACAGGTAGTTAACCTCAGCAGTGGACCTATGCTGAAACATGTTGATTTTCTTAAGAATTGTGGGTTTTCCTTGCCACAAATGAGGCAGATGGTTGTTGGATGCCCTCAATTACTTGCTTTAAACATTGACATTATGAAACTTAGCTTTGATTACTTCCAAATGGTTATGAAAAGGCCTTTGGAAGACTTGGTTACTTTCCCTGCATTCTTCACTTACGGTTTGGAGTCAACTATAAAACCTAGGCATAAGATGGTTGTCAAGAAAGGGTTGAAGTGTTCTCTGTCATGGATGCTTAATTGTTCTAATGAGAAATTTGAGCAACGAATGGACTATGACACTATTGACATGGAAGAGATGGAAATGGAACCATCATTTGACATGAATTCACTGACGCAACCAAGAAGTGATGAATCAGATTTTGATTATGAAGACAGCGATGAAGATGATGAGTAG